The window CAAGGGTCCTAGCAACCGGCCCTCCCGCGTTCAGCCCCCAGATCGACAAGGGTCCTAGCAACCGGCCCTCTCGcgttcagacatgttatcccctatcctttggaaaggggataacatgTGTAGTGGTGGAGTTCCACTATAAAGGCATGTATCCAcgtatattaaaaataatatacataatatggctgtttttaaaggggtactccaatggaaaacaaaatttttttttttttagatcaaccggtgccagaaagttaaacagatttgtaaatgacttctataaaaaaaatcttaatctttccagtactttttaggggctgtatactacagaggaaatgtttttctttttggatatctcttatgtcacgaccacagtgctttctgctgacctctgctgtccatttttagaactgtccagagcaggagaaaatccccatagcaaacatatgctgctctggacagttcctaaaatggacagcagaggtcagcagagagcactgtgttcatgacatcagcggaaatgcatttcttttttggatttctctttagtatacagcccctaaaaagtactggaaggattaagattttttaataaaagtgattcacaaatctgtttaactgtctggcaccagttgatttaaaaaaaaaagaaaaaaaaggtttccatgggagtacccctccTTAAAACTTGCAAACAGAGACCTGATTTAAAAAACAGGTCTTTGCTTGCAATTTTCTagcgtttttaaaggggtactccgcccctagatatcttatcccctatccaaaggaaagataagatgtcagatcgccgcggtcccactgctggggagcccccggatccccgctgcggcaccgcgctatcattacagcacagagcgagttcgctttgcacgtaatgacgggcgatacaggggccggagcagcgttacgtcatggctccgccccttgtgacatcacggcccgtccacttaatgcaagtctatggcagggggcgtgacgactgccacgccccctcccatagacttgtattgaaaggggcgggccgtgacatcacgaggggtggagccattacgtaacgctgctccggcccctgtattgcccgtcattacgtgcagagcgaactcactctgtgtagTAAttacagcgggaccgcggcgatctgacatcttatcccccatcctttggataggggataagatgtctaggggcggagtacccctttaagggtttaaatggacaaaataaataaataaaaatgcaccaAAAATGTCAAAACTtattggcttttttttcttttttaaatcaactggtgccagaaagttaaacagatttgtaaattacttctattaaaaaaatcttaatccttctagtacttattagctgctgaatgtaatattcagcagctaataagtactggaaggattaagaggaaaagcttttctttttggaacacagagctctctgctgacatcacgagcacagtgctctctgctgacatctctgtccattttaggaactgttcagagcagcaaatgtttgctatagggatcttctcctactctggacagttcttaaaatggacagagatgtcagcagagagcactgtggtcacgatgttagcagagagctctgtgttccaaaaagaaaataatttcctctgtagtattcagcagctaataagtactggaaggattaagattttttttaatagaagcaatttacaaatctgttttaactttctggcaccagttgatttaaaaataaaaagttttcccccggagtacccctttaaaagaaaaagaaaaaaaattaccgtAAAGATAAAAAACGACATgtgaactgttaaaggggtattctgactttatacatcttatcctctatccaaagggtccaaaacacacaaaaaggtgcaaatattTCTATGATTTTTTTCTCAATGTCAGTTCTGCTCCTTGTTttggctagaaaaaaaaaatatactgacTGAAATACTACATGTGACCCCAACCTTACTCTATGGGCCGTGGTCACGTGAATAGATGTCAGTTTACATGTAGTgtgtatttttgttgtttttttattgttattttttttatttcatccctTCTTAGAAAAAATCAAATCTTCCAAGTCACAACAACATCACAACTTCACCATTATGGAAACTCTACAAAGTTTTTTACCCTGGAAGAAAGAAAGACATCCTTCTTGGAACAAGATGTGTAGATCCTGGAACGAGACGGTAAATTTTATAAAATTCGGAAACAATATTTTGGACTACAAAGAGTGGAACCCATGGGAGAATCTGTGTAAATCCTGGGAAGACTTTCTCTCTTCAAAAGAAAGGCTACCGAAATCTGAAAGACAGAATTCAGCTTTTTTTGACGAACTGTATACCATAGGAAAGCTGACCAGAGATAAATTAGAAGAAGCTAAAGTAGACCTGCAAAGGAAAACAGACGAGAACGCAACGTTGAGCAACCAGAATTCCATCTGGAGTCAAAGATGTGAGAAGCTTCAATATCAACTGGACGTCGAAAAGCAGAGGATGGCTGAAAATGACCGTCTTCATAGGAACAATCTGGAGAGGCTGAAATTGCAGAAGGAAAGAGAACTTCAGCAGGTCAAGGCCAAGAGTGAAGAACTGGAAGAAGAACTTCAGCAGGTCAAGGCCAAGAGTGAAGAACTGGAAGAAGAACTTTCGTCTCTCGAAAGTCAAGATACTCTTAGGGATGTCGTCGATAGGCTTGGACAGGTCGGTAGCTGGAATGTTTTTGACTGGTTGTGTAGCTGTGAGGAGGAATTCAAGACTTGGAATTGGAATTTGAAAGATTTTGAGAAGATCCTACTCAGGTGTATGGATCCGAGCAGCTTCGCATCACTACCTACCATGGTAAAGAAAACACTTGAAATGGAATGGATCGATAGGTACAGATTCATAGCTCAAACGTTCATTCCTGACCTGAAAAACTTGCTGTACAGAGAAAAGATGAGGGAGGACGACACGGTGTTGCAATATTTTCATCGCATGTGGATGATATACCGCGTTGCAAAGTACCCAGTCCATGTATCTAAGGAGGATGTCCCCTACAAACACGCCATCTGTAGAGGCCTGCTTCCTCATTTGTACCAAGTGGGTGAACAACTGCGCGACGAGGACTACGAGGACATCGAAAGCGCCGTGCGTGACGAAGAGTATTCCTTGTCGGAATCTGAAAAGAAGAGAATGATGGAACGGAAAGCCGGTCCGGGATTTCCTTCACGCATGAAGATATGGAAGATGTTAATGAGTTGTCCTGTTGATTTTGAAGAAATCGATGAGGCCAGTTACTCTCACCTTCTAACGACTCTGAGCAGACACCGGGATCTCGAAACGGGAGCCAAGATAACTCGGATAGAGTATGAAACCGCAACGGTAACCCAGCCCTATTAATAACCAAAAACTATGCAGCTTGTTAATTCTGATTGTTTAATATTTAGACATGTCCGGAGAAGACAATGGTGGGGAACATTGAGTCAGGACCTCCACCAGTTCCcgaattaaatcaactggtgccagaaagttaaacagattagtaaattacttctattaaaaaaaatcttattccttccagtacttatcagctgctgcatgctccacaggaagttgtgtcgttcttcctagtctgaccacagtgctctctgctgacacctctgtccatgtcaggaactgtccagagcaggataggtttgctatagggatttgctccagctctggacagttcctgacatggacagaggtgtcagcagagagcactgtggacagacagaaaggaaattcaaaaagaaaagaacttcctgtggagcatacagcagctgataagtactggaaggattaagatttctaaatagaagtcatttacaaatctgtttaactttctggcaccagttgattaaaaaaaaatgttttccagtgtagtacccctttataacTTGAAACAACCAAGTGAACACTTAAATTTTCGAGATGATGAAAACCTGAGATAGtcttaggacagtggtctccgggtatgctgggagttgaagtttagcatagctgtccgggtatgctgggagttgaagttttgcaacatccagggggccacagtttgagaccacggtCTTAGGAGATGCTTACCAcacttcctttaaaggggtactccactggaaaaaaaatttttaaatcaactggtgccagaaagtcaaacagatttgtaaatgacttctatttgaaaatcttaatccttccagtacttatcagctgctgtatgctacagaggaagttcttttctttttggaatttcctttctgtctgaccacagtgctctctgctgacacctctgtgcatgtcaggaactgtccagagcaggagaggttttctatggggatttgctcctactctggacagttcctaaaatggacagtggtgtccgcagagagcacaaaaaaaaaagaacttcctgtggagcatacagcagctgataagtactgaaaggattaagatttctaaatagaagtcatttacaaatctgtttaactttctggcgccagttgatttataaaaaaaaaaaaaataaagttttcctgtGGAGTGCCCCTCTAAAGGAAGTGTGGTAAGCATCTCctaagacagtggtctcaaactgtgaccctctggatgctgcaaaacttcaactcccagcatgcccggacagccaacggctgtccaggcatgctgggagttgaagttttgcaataactagtggaccaccagtttgagaccactgtcctaaaaCTATCTCAGGTTTTCATCATCTCGAAAATTTAAGTGTTCACTTGGTTGTTTCGAGCTGTATCGTGAGAGTCTCAAATCTCAGTGGAAGGGGATTGGGCACTCTACAGCATTTTGCATTAACCCTCGTTTTTGGGAACCATTGGGGCTCATCACCCTCCATTGATATCATCTTCTGACATGTCTAAAGTGAATATTAGAGTATATGAATATCACagaggccccgacatacaaaagcatcgtatgttgatgctgcctctgagaggccatcgtatgttgaaatgatcgttatttcggggtcatcgtaggtcgaggggtcactgtatttaaaaaaatgtttttttttgttggatcggaAGGGTATGCTTTAAAGTCGACAGACTCTTCTGTGTCGTGGAGTCTGCCGATCCCTGAGCCATTTGCCGGCAATAATGACCGACTAGGGGGAATATTAGAGACAGACAAAATGATTCCACTGCCAAAAAACGATGAAGCATTTTGTCCTTTTGATCTTCCCTGTGTaatcttttccttttcacaataaTTGTTACAGGGATTCCTGCGTTTCTAATAAATCTTACAATATCTTATCATCTTTCCTCACATTGTTGGCTCAGCTCCCAGAATCAATCTGCTCCTGCTCACCGGCTGCCAGTACAATGGAGCTTTTTTACTGATTTTCCTTTTggctaaaaacaaaaaataaaataaaaaaataaataaaaaaacttctCTACATTGGTCTCTGCAGACAAGAACTTAGAGGGCTGAATTGTAAAGAATATTTTCTGATACAATAATAGCAAAGTGATCGTTACATTTTATGATACATACTACAGAGAGAGGGCGGGGGGTGACAACTGTCATGTTTGTCATTCCGGGCAGACTTCCCAACTCTGCTCCCGCCCCCCACCCCACCCGCTGATAGATTTTGTGAGAGAAGGATCGGCATGTTGGGTTCCAAGAGCTAATCCTTTTGTTCTTGGGCAGATAAGTCGCTGTCAGAGAAAGATAAGTCAGACATTGGCGTCATCGGCGGGACCTGCCAATGTCTTATGTGTATGAAGGCCACTTACCCGTCCACTGACAAAACAGGATGTCAGGGGGAAAAGGAGATCGGGGATGCTGGATATCAACCACCAATCCTTTTGTTGTTTGGTAGATAAGTCGCTGCCAGAGAAGTCAGACATTGGCGTTACAGGGGGGagcagccaacagtctactgtgtATGAAGACCACTTAACCGTCAGCCCATTAAAGAGAATGCCCAACCCTTTTGTATTTAAGGttcactccgctgctcagtgtttggaacaaactgtcacgAGCTCTCGGCGgtcgttccaaatgctgagcagcagagtacccctttaaatcaataaacCAGTGCCAGAAGAATCTAGCAGCGACTTTACTTCCTCtccccattcagaacacatgtGCGCTCAGCTAAATAGAACATGCAGGTATATGGGGAGACTGGGAGAGGTAACCATTGGCCAAATAACCTTACATGTATGGCTAGCTTAAATAAATCAATGACTGTGCAATCTGTAACCTCACCCCCAACTAATATGTCCATCACTGGTCTTCTCATATAGGCAACTTCTGTACCTATAGTTATGCCCTCATAAGCAGCTTATAGTGGCTTCTATTGCCCATGATGGATGTCGTTACATATGGAAATATTTGGTGTACAGTAAAGATCATTGGGGTAGGAATATTTTTGGACTTCATGTCCTTTTACCTCAGTGAAAAACACAACTTTTAGCCCTTCATAGTGCAATTACATTACATAATATGGCAAGCAAAATGGCCGCCAAATTGATGGACCACAAAGTTATATTGAAATGTTATGCATGTAGGATAGGTTACCCTCCAACCCAAGATGAAGTATTGAAAATTCTGTATTACAGATGTAGATATCTAGTTACACTGTGTATTTCATACAAAACATGACCCACCTCTCTCCCCATATATTACTGCTGCTATAACGCTTGTACCTTCAATGTCATATTTGTAGACCCATAGATAAGCTTTGCCTGTCATATAATCCCAACAGCTCATATTATATGCATTGTTTTGCTACAATTTATCTGAATTGTTCAATAAACCTCTTTCGAGCTTTCTGGCCTCGTAGTTGTGTGGTTTTCTTTACCAATTGATCACTTTTGAATATACTGAAGAATTTGCTCTACACAGTCTAAAGGCAGCTGATCTATGGGCCTAACCAAACCAATCCAACAACTAGTACATAATATAATTGTATGAGGGACCGTAGTGGGGACTACATTGATGCTTCAGTTTTTGTAGACCCCATTACTGTCCCACTAAGAGATATATACAGTAACTTTCTCTTATATTACCAGTTACTTGACATTTCCACGCTATTAAATTGGTCAGTTGCAGGTGAAAGGTGCTTAAGACTGGGAGTACAATGTATTAGGGGTTGTTTACATGTTTTTGCCCCgcgtttaaggggttatccaggataaaaaaaaacagaactgatttcttccataaacagcgccacatctgtccccaggttgtgaaTGGTATTAGAGTttagttccattgaagggaatgaagccaagttgtaataccacacacaacctggtgaCAGAGATGCGCTGTTTTTGTATGAAATCCGCTCTGTGTTTCTAAAAAAATCGTGACATGATTAATGTGTCCATAGGGGTCCAATGACAAAAAAGTGCCTTCTTATTTAATGGCTACCTttggaagctttaaaggggtactccgctgctcagcatttggaacaaactgtagcaaacactggagccggcgccgagagCTCATGACGTAGCTTGTGAcgacatagccctgccccctcatgacatcacgctccgtcccctcaatgcaagtctatgggaatagaattgcattgagggggaagggtgtgacgtcatgagggggcggggctatatcgtcacaagctcctggcgccggctccagcgttcagaacagtttgttccaaacgctgagcagtggagtagcaCTTTAATTACATCACTGCCACTTCATGGACACTATCACTGGGGATTCGAGCAGCCGGATCTGTGTTGGTCCACCAGTAATGCTATGACGGTGCAGCACCAGCACCTCAATggcttcctttaaaggggtactccaccaccccagcgttcagaacatttggtTCCAAGCACTCgttgcgggggttgtgacatcattgccacgccccctggtaatgtcaggccacgcccctcaatacaagcctacgggagggggtgtggcatccaccacgcctcctcccatagacttgcattgaggggacgtgtcagtgacatcacaatccccacAGCCggcacccagtgttcagaactaatTTTCCGAACGcccgggcagtggagtacccctttaaagattgccTATGCAGAGGCAAGTGTCCTACAACAAAAGGAATACAGCCTTACCTTGTCAAGGTCCCCATCAAGCACTGCGTGTACCAgagctgaaaaacaaaaaaaacaggggGATTATTACAGAATTCTATCCTACACAGCTTCATTACTAATATCCTCCTGAGAAATAGCGCCACACTTGTCCATGTGGctgctttcttctaaaaacagcgcccccccccccccatgtactcAGGTTGCatatggtactgcagctcagtgcactttaaaggggtactccggtgctccagcatccTAAACATTTTCTTCAGAACGCTCGGATACGGAGGCCGTGATTGTGAGGTCACAGCCACGCCACCTCGTGACTTCATGCCACAGTTCGGAATACTCATGCGTGCGTATAGCAGCGTGGTAGAGCTGGTGCAGCAGAGTCGAATAAGTGCAGCCGAGTTCAGCCGAGCCGAATAagtggttcctgcggcagtggtcgtgatgtcacgccacaccccctctattcatgtctatgggagggggcgtgtcgtccaacacgcccctcccatagacatgaatagaggggggggtggcgtgacgtcacgaccactgccgcaggaaccattgctgtgggagatcgaggggggccccagcagcgggacccccgtgatcggacatcttatcccccatccttttggatagaggataagatgtgtagaagtggagtacccctttaaagaagttgaGCTTCGATGCACAACGTAACCTGTGGATGGGCATGGCGCTGTTTTAAGAAGACAGCGGCCATGTTTTTCTAGTCCGGTAGTGATGCCAGAAGTTTGTCCGTATATGTTGTGGGTCTAGGATGACGACAGCGTTGAAATCTTACGCAAAAGGACATAAAACCAGGACGCCGTTCTAACTCGGCTGCACTTATTCGACTCTGCTGCACCAGCTCTACCACGCCGCTATACGCACGCATGAGTATTCCGAACCCCGCTGCATTGCAGAGCGAGTAAACAATCTTATGCCAAGATTTCTGCTGCAGTCTCCTATATTGATGGATCCTACATGAAAGGTATTTATGGCTAGAAGCAATTACTCCGGAACAAACGTAACGCCGAGAGTTGCCGCCATTGGATAAATTACGCTGCGCTGCTAAATCATTCATCCAGGCgaaaggaaaggggggggggggggaggggagaaataAAACTTTCCGTGTTACTTAGTGGAATGGACCCAGACTCCATAATAGACCAGAAAAGAATTTATTTCCTTCTCCTACTTTAATTTATTTACTCTATCGCCCCCTGGGGGAAGGTCTGGAGCGCAAAAACTGCAGCCCGCGAGCCGCGCAGGGAATACAAGTCAGGGTGTTTCTTGGCTCGGGTCCACAGTGTATGGCGAGTCTCCTGAATAGTGATAAATTCTGCAATGCTGTGGATTACATCTCAATGCGCGGTGTCCTGCGCCCCCCTCTGGCACACCACGGATCAGCAGCTCCTCACCGCAGATCCTTCAGACCGAAGAAAGATTGGTCCCTGTTTAGTATGGAGCTCCCTAGTGacttgcaattaaaggggtactcaggtgaaaaactattttttgttttaaatcaactggtgtcagatttgtaaattatttctatttaaaaatcttaatccgtccagtacttatcagctgctgtatgctacagaggaacatcttttctttttgaatttcctttctgtctgaccacagtgctctctgctgacacctctgtccattttaggaagtgtccagagtgggagcaaatccccataaaaaacctctcctgctctggacagttcctgacatggacagaggtgtcagcagagagcactgtggtcaaacagaaaggaagattaaaaagaaaagaacttcctgtggagcatacagcagctgaaagtaatttacaaatttgtgtaactttcttgcaccagtaaataaaaaaaatgttttttttcccagtggagtacccctttaagactaaagAAAGATTGGTCCCTGTATAGTATGGAGCTCTCAAGTGATTTGGAATTAAAGggaacaagatgtctgatcgcgtgggggtcccgctgctgggggggggTCCTGCGATCTACTGCAGCACCAACTGTGTTCCCACaacagtggttgtgacatcacggccatgcccccttgtgacatcacactacaccccgtccattcatgtctatgggagggggcgtgtctggggcgtgtggctgtgatgtcacaatcacggcctcTGGCTCAGAGCGTTCTGTAGATaattgttcagaacgctggagtgctcctttaagaaTCGTAAAATCGAAATCTCAATCCTGACTGTATGAGTGGATTGTCAgagagctccctctagtggtgccTGAAGGCAGAACAAATTTGATGTCTTATAGAAGCATTTTcggaactatttttatttttttcttaggtTTTAATTAGAGAAaactgtagaggttcttgtgtatggcttgtgcttacctgtttatgCAGCAAGCATGTGTTTTCAGCCATATCGATTCTATTTAATCACTAGATTGTTTTCCTAATGGTACCCAcattttctattaaaggggtactctgctgctagacatcttaccccctattcaaaggataggggataagatgtctgatcgtggggggtcccgccgctgtgatcccccgcagcacccggcattctaaacaaactctGGGTCTCTACGGCCGTGGTATCACTGACACACCCCTCTTACTGtcacgccgcgccccctccatttccatgtctatgggggggggtgtCGCctgacacgctccctcccatagacatgaatgaagggggtgtgatgtgatgtcacgagggggcgtggccgtgacatcagaaCACTggcgcactggagtacccctttaatcctttggtTTTGCAAGGAGAGGGGGTCAGATCATGGCAATTCGCCTAATGAAAGTAACCTGATCACCCGGAAAGAGTGCAACAATAAGAAGCCTAAAAAGCTGGGtcttcaggctgggttcacatgttgCATTTTCGACACGTCTTCATTGCGTTTGGCTGtgtttttgccgcgattttctaAAATCACcgtaaaaattttactttttttttttttttttttttactattatttgccTAATCAATCCAGCCTAGACCTGAGCAatctatctggttgctatggagtgGATGCCTGACAACCACATATAAAGAGTATCCATAGCAACCAGGATGACTGGTTGGgccctaaatatatatatgtattatggatcagtacagaatatcgAGACAATgtaagaggaaaagttgaccagttgcccatagcaaccaatcagatcgcttctttcatttttaactaggcctctggaaaatgaaagaagccatctgattggttgctatgggcaactgggcaacttttcctctggacgggtttggataaatctccctcaatgtgacTGAATAAAATAACATTATAGCAACAGGAAGCCCAGGATGACGTATCTAAGGATTGACGTATCTAAGGATTGACGTATCTAAGGATTGAAGTATCTCACCTTGTTCTTCTTCTGACACCGGGGATCTGAaagccaaaataaaaaaacataatgagTTTACTATTTATGAGACAAATATTTAGTAAATTCTTATAGAATTTTCACATAAACTGAATTACAGAGGAGTCCGACACATCGGCAGCATCACTATACGTGCCCCAATACGGAGATACGCCttcctaattatatatatatatactgccacaGATTAAAATGGGAGGAAAACTTACGCAACTATTTAGTTATTCTCCAATGCATCTGAAAAAGACTATCAAACAACTTTGTAAATAGTTTAGAGAAACAGATCCTCCATgtgtttccatggttacagactacaaacaaacattGTGTAGTCGGATCCCGCAGTCACGTGTTATTCCACTTACTCCGCCTACAGGAGATCATCCAACCAAATAACACTTCAAAGGATCCTAATGGGGTAATCTACAAATCCTGCAGTGTATgacagagctgtacttactattctgctggtgagatcactgtgtacatacattacattacttatcctgtactgatcctgagttatttcctgtattatactccagagctgcactcactattctgctggtgagatcactgtgtacatacattacattacttatcctgtactgatcctgagttatatcctgtattatactccagagctgtactcactattctgctggtgaggtcactgtgtacatacattacattacttatcctgtact is drawn from Hyla sarda isolate aHylSar1 chromosome 4, aHylSar1.hap1, whole genome shotgun sequence and contains these coding sequences:
- the LOC130267672 gene encoding uncharacterized protein LOC130267672, with protein sequence METLQSFLPWKKERHPSWNKMCRSWNETVNFIKFGNNILDYKEWNPWENLCKSWEDFLSSKERLPKSERQNSAFFDELYTIGKLTRDKLEEAKVDLQRKTDENATLSNQNSIWSQRCEKLQYQLDVEKQRMAENDRLHRNNLERLKLQKERELQQVKAKSEELEEELQQVKAKSEELEEELSSLESQDTLRDVVDRLGQVGSWNVFDWLCSCEEEFKTWNWNLKDFEKILLRCMDPSSFASLPTMVKKTLEMEWIDRYRFIAQTFIPDLKNLLYREKMREDDTVLQYFHRMWMIYRVAKYPVHVSKEDVPYKHAICRGLLPHLYQVGEQLRDEDYEDIESAVRDEEYSLSESEKKRMMERKAGPGFPSRMKIWKMLMSCPVDFEEIDEASYSHLLTTLSRHRDLETGAKITRIEYETATVTQPY